A region from the Nostoc punctiforme PCC 73102 genome encodes:
- a CDS encoding calcium-binding protein, with amino-acid sequence MASTTIFTPGNLLVSRSVYTGTASTVTFPGTLPNGVASVADGTYPNVFSNESVDGSFGVTSPIFLDQVTPSGTLVNFENVTQTVSNQLGKNLSTSFPSKSELALNLTPDGTGVTFVSYLAASNTLDVSNSNTPGHVDNTNPVSSVGTIQRAITQIDSNGNVVDLTPINAYSGNNGRAGLLGSNGLYYTVGNAGNGGSISIAGATTTEGSTTIGTTDITGLVVGQAIAGSNIPATDANGVPVTVVSTDPTTNTFVISAPATVTGVDAKAKIIQTGTTLSDLSANTGVQAIQPGDTTGNTTVVGIEKGSVGSTTGNQYGFSITDLPGITTGDKTGKDDNFRGLTLNPYDNSLYVSKGSGSNGVNTVYKVTPTSGTLPTLDNASTASITILPGFPTDLANGSTNFYPFGLWFANPTTLYVADEGAGIKNEKSAADLLLAANDANAGLSKWSLANGTWHLDYTLQNGLNLGQDYSSSVADGPNGEIYSAPTATAGLRNITGQVNGDGTVTIYGVTSTVSTQTDQGADPNKVVAITDLVSATNLPITESFNTVESAKYGEVLRGVSFTPSSTPVSPPVVSTQPPASPTFNHVLIISIDGLHNSDLSVANLQSSLSNIKRLQGEGVTYTNAFTSAPSDSFPGELNYITGANPGTTGVFYDKSYSRTLYAPGTTAAEIAAGTAKPGTGVEFAENVDASWAAGGTLDGGQGFDTSQLPVDSNGNPVYPNQYLKVNTIFDVANAAGLSTAWSDKHPAAYTILAGPSSDPTQFNFATGKVGSIDDYSSLEINAAVAIDPTKPGTLPTSTGALVDQSTGTPYSNTNPDITSNFFNDATKGNPALFKAPPTGFSANQFTSVATTSAYDDLKVKQILNEIDGFNAAGTTKVDTPAIFGLNLQAVSVAEKEPATQFNGGGIDANGNARPDLVTAIDHTDQSIGLILDELQKQGLDSSTLVVLTAKHGQNPVQDPTVGLNSTFDSVTGAVGGDGNLTAFGALLAQNGIQLDAERGGDTSSLLFLKNPSDVQKAVALLNDKNYSFDSAIDPNTGVAFSTEDAAAQGTVLYGQGIINAGLGDPATSDRTPDIVVELNNGYFFGNATKKRAEHGGFTDADTHVALIAGSSGLASSLQGTTNTQTVSTTQIAPTTLQSLGLDPNQLQGVQIDGTQLLPGLTQPAPDITFGSTNSDDVTVNSNQILFAGNGADTVESANPNTTVMAGNGDDTVFVGSDSSVFGNDGNDQVFVGADGQAGNTNVDGGNGNDTITVVEAKADNNLFGGAGNDNLQVVEGSGQFLFGGSNDDTLRSGGSNNRLYGGSGNDTLYANHNDFLSGGDGDDHLFTGNGGGNRLTGGAGADQFWIANAGLPTSKNIVTDFIPGVDLLGIGGIASATKFSDLTLSQVGSDTLLKVGSTELVSLLGVTSSTLTANNFTFA; translated from the coding sequence ATGGCATCTACAACCATTTTTACTCCTGGCAATCTATTGGTTAGCCGTAGTGTATATACTGGCACGGCTTCAACAGTAACTTTTCCTGGGACATTGCCAAACGGAGTAGCGTCAGTTGCTGATGGCACATATCCGAATGTATTTTCAAACGAAAGCGTAGATGGTAGTTTTGGTGTAACTTCGCCGATTTTTCTCGATCAAGTTACGCCCTCTGGGACATTAGTCAACTTTGAAAATGTGACGCAGACAGTAAGCAACCAGCTTGGGAAAAACTTGTCTACCAGCTTCCCATCTAAGTCAGAGTTAGCACTGAACTTAACTCCAGATGGTACGGGTGTTACATTCGTGTCATATCTAGCTGCATCAAACACACTAGACGTATCAAACTCGAACACACCCGGACACGTAGACAATACTAACCCCGTATCAAGCGTCGGCACAATTCAACGTGCAATTACTCAAATTGATAGCAATGGTAACGTTGTCGATCTAACTCCAATCAATGCCTATAGCGGAAATAACGGTCGCGCTGGTCTTTTGGGTAGTAATGGTCTTTACTATACAGTAGGAAATGCTGGCAATGGAGGTAGTATTTCTATTGCTGGAGCGACCACTACTGAAGGCAGCACAACGATCGGGACTACCGATATCACTGGTTTGGTTGTAGGACAAGCGATCGCCGGAAGCAATATTCCCGCAACTGATGCCAATGGTGTTCCTGTGACTGTGGTTTCTACTGACCCAACCACTAATACTTTCGTCATTAGTGCGCCGGCTACAGTTACCGGTGTCGATGCCAAAGCAAAGATTATCCAAACAGGTACTACACTATCTGATTTAAGCGCCAACACTGGTGTACAAGCAATCCAACCTGGAGATACAACAGGTAATACAACTGTAGTTGGGATAGAAAAAGGCTCTGTAGGATCTACCACTGGTAATCAGTATGGTTTCTCAATCACTGATTTACCAGGTATTACCACTGGGGATAAAACAGGTAAAGACGACAACTTCCGTGGTCTGACACTGAACCCCTATGATAACTCCCTTTACGTCTCCAAAGGCAGTGGTAGTAATGGAGTCAACACTGTCTACAAAGTGACTCCAACTAGCGGTACTCTTCCTACCCTTGACAATGCGAGTACTGCTAGCATCACTATTTTGCCTGGTTTCCCAACGGATTTAGCAAATGGTTCGACCAACTTCTATCCCTTTGGGCTGTGGTTTGCCAATCCGACAACCTTGTATGTTGCTGATGAAGGCGCTGGAATCAAAAATGAGAAATCAGCTGCCGATCTGCTTCTAGCTGCAAACGATGCTAATGCTGGTTTGTCAAAGTGGAGTTTGGCTAATGGCACATGGCATCTAGACTACACTTTACAAAATGGCTTGAATCTTGGTCAAGATTACAGTTCTAGCGTTGCTGATGGGCCTAACGGAGAAATTTATTCTGCTCCAACTGCTACTGCTGGTCTTCGTAACATTACAGGTCAAGTTAATGGTGACGGAACTGTGACAATTTATGGTGTAACTTCAACAGTTAGCACCCAAACCGATCAGGGTGCAGACCCAAATAAAGTTGTGGCAATTACTGATCTGGTGTCAGCGACGAATTTACCCATAACCGAAAGCTTTAACACAGTAGAGTCAGCCAAATACGGTGAAGTCCTTCGCGGTGTTTCCTTCACACCCTCGTCAACACCTGTTTCTCCACCAGTTGTTTCTACCCAACCTCCGGCAAGTCCTACCTTTAATCATGTTCTAATTATTTCCATTGATGGATTACACAACTCTGACCTCTCAGTTGCTAATCTGCAATCTTCTTTAAGCAATATCAAGCGTTTGCAAGGCGAAGGTGTTACCTACACCAATGCTTTCACCTCTGCACCCTCTGACTCCTTCCCTGGCGAACTAAACTATATCACTGGTGCGAATCCTGGCACGACTGGTGTATTTTATGACAAATCCTACAGTCGCACCTTGTATGCTCCAGGTACTACTGCTGCTGAAATCGCCGCCGGTACTGCTAAACCGGGTACTGGTGTGGAATTTGCCGAAAACGTTGATGCATCTTGGGCTGCTGGTGGTACTTTAGATGGTGGTCAAGGGTTTGATACCAGTCAACTGCCTGTTGATAGCAATGGCAACCCTGTTTATCCCAACCAATACCTCAAGGTCAATACAATTTTTGATGTGGCTAACGCGGCTGGACTGAGTACTGCTTGGTCTGACAAGCATCCCGCAGCTTATACAATTCTTGCTGGACCGTCTTCAGATCCCACGCAGTTTAATTTTGCTACGGGAAAGGTTGGTAGTATCGACGATTACTCTTCCCTAGAAATTAATGCCGCAGTAGCGATCGATCCAACTAAGCCCGGTACTCTCCCAACTAGCACGGGTGCTTTAGTCGATCAGTCAACAGGGACTCCTTACTCCAATACCAACCCTGATATTACATCCAATTTCTTTAACGACGCGACAAAGGGTAATCCGGCTCTGTTTAAGGCTCCACCCACTGGTTTTAGCGCGAATCAGTTCACCAGTGTGGCAACAACCTCCGCCTACGACGATCTCAAGGTTAAGCAAATACTCAACGAGATCGATGGCTTTAACGCTGCGGGGACGACAAAAGTTGACACTCCAGCAATTTTTGGCTTGAATTTACAAGCTGTGAGTGTAGCCGAGAAAGAGCCAGCTACTCAATTTAACGGTGGCGGGATTGACGCTAATGGAAATGCTCGTCCCGATCTGGTAACGGCAATCGATCATACCGATCAGAGCATTGGTCTGATTTTGGATGAATTACAAAAGCAAGGATTGGACAGTTCAACTCTGGTGGTTTTAACCGCCAAGCACGGACAAAACCCAGTCCAAGATCCTACCGTTGGTTTGAATAGTACATTTGATAGTGTGACTGGTGCTGTCGGTGGTGATGGCAACCTGACTGCTTTTGGCGCACTTCTCGCACAGAATGGTATTCAGCTTGATGCTGAGAGAGGTGGCGATACTTCATCCTTGCTCTTCTTGAAGAATCCATCCGATGTTCAAAAAGCTGTAGCACTACTGAATGATAAGAATTACTCATTTGATAGTGCGATCGATCCAAATACCGGGGTGGCCTTTTCTACAGAGGATGCTGCTGCTCAGGGAACGGTACTGTATGGTCAAGGGATTATCAATGCCGGATTGGGAGATCCAGCAACCAGCGATCGCACTCCTGATATTGTTGTCGAACTCAATAATGGCTACTTTTTTGGTAATGCTACCAAGAAACGTGCAGAGCATGGTGGATTTACTGATGCTGACACTCATGTAGCCTTGATTGCTGGTAGTAGTGGATTAGCCAGCAGTCTCCAAGGGACGACCAACACTCAAACCGTTTCTACTACCCAAATTGCCCCGACTACACTACAGTCTCTAGGCTTAGATCCTAACCAACTTCAAGGTGTGCAGATTGACGGAACTCAGTTATTACCTGGCTTAACCCAGCCAGCACCAGACATCACATTTGGTTCAACTAATAGCGATGATGTCACCGTCAACTCCAACCAAATTCTCTTTGCTGGTAACGGCGCAGATACAGTAGAATCTGCCAATCCTAACACCACAGTTATGGCGGGTAACGGTGATGATACGGTGTTTGTAGGCAGTGACTCTTCAGTGTTTGGCAATGATGGCAACGATCAAGTCTTTGTTGGTGCAGACGGTCAAGCTGGTAATACCAATGTTGATGGTGGAAATGGTAATGATACCATCACCGTAGTAGAAGCCAAAGCAGATAATAATCTGTTTGGTGGTGCTGGTAATGACAACCTCCAAGTAGTTGAGGGTTCTGGACAATTCCTGTTTGGGGGTTCCAACGATGATACTCTCCGTAGTGGTGGCAGTAATAACCGTCTCTATGGTGGTTCTGGAAATGATACACTTTACGCCAATCACAATGATTTTCTGTCTGGTGGCGATGGTGACGATCACCTATTTACTGGTAATGGAGGTGGAAATCGCCTGACTGGTGGCGCTGGTGCTGACCAATTCTGGATTGCCAATGCCGGACTACCAACCAGCAAGAATATTGTTACCGACTTCATTCCAGGAGTTGATCTGTTGGGAATTGGCGGTATTGCTAGTGCTACTAAATTCAGCGATCTAACGCTGTCACAAGTTGGCAGTGATACCTTACTGAAGGTAGGATCTACTGAATTAGTTTCACTGCTAGGTGTAACATCTAGTACGCTGACTGCTAACAACTTTACTTTCGCTTAG